From Microbacterium croceum, a single genomic window includes:
- a CDS encoding Lrp/AsnC family transcriptional regulator, with protein sequence MERLPLDQIDRRILAALTEDARVPLVTLAAQVHLSRNAVKQRMERMERRGVIAGYTVTPGRAGASPVSAIVMVYRSDRMRGGGVIAEISKIPEVRRCDVMSGDLDLLVTLEAESMDRIGEIWEFLAAVPGVANTVTAVSLTRAIDRD encoded by the coding sequence ATGGAGCGGCTGCCCCTCGATCAGATCGATCGCCGTATCCTCGCCGCGCTCACGGAGGACGCCCGTGTGCCTCTGGTGACTCTGGCGGCACAGGTGCACCTGTCGCGCAACGCGGTGAAGCAGCGGATGGAGCGCATGGAGCGGCGAGGCGTGATCGCCGGCTACACCGTCACGCCCGGGCGCGCAGGGGCGTCGCCGGTCTCGGCGATCGTGATGGTCTATCGCAGCGATCGGATGCGCGGCGGGGGCGTGATCGCCGAGATCTCGAAGATCCCCGAAGTGCGTCGATGCGATGTGATGTCGGGTGATCTCGACCTGCTGGTGACGCTCGAGGCGGAGTCGATGGACCGCATCGGCGAGATCTGGGAGTTCCTGGCCGCGGTGCCCGGCGTCGCGAACACCGTCACCGCCGTCTCGTTGACGCGCGCGATCGACCGGGACTGA